In a genomic window of Helianthus annuus cultivar XRQ/B chromosome 10, HanXRQr2.0-SUNRISE, whole genome shotgun sequence:
- the LOC110886101 gene encoding probable serine/threonine-protein kinase PBL17 codes for MVSFMKEFEHLKIHLEDLKEATKSFGSKVIGAGGFGKVYEGEISHSKGRSIVAIKRLSREFGQGDLEFLKEIMMLSRCSHKNLISLLGYCDEDGEKILVYEHACNGSLDRHLSSNVLTWAQRLKICLDVAKGLQYLHDHRGTQQRILHRDIKSANILLDDKWNAKLSDMGLSKIGPANHQRSVLVTNVVGTPAYCDPQYMEAYTLTKESDIYSFGVVLFEVLCGRLCFKMTNGQLEILVPMWKQNYIHKKLDLIIFKDIIPPIDHNALKTFSDIAFQCLHYSREQRPTMSLLVKKLEIALKCQERHDMNMTNAVGTSEKYSFVGELLSKGKGIFFNKSKTKKEGAGPKDTSGGRKRERELVHFDGTIPFSLEDLLRASAELMGKSSYGNYYKVTLKNGDHVAVMRMGGKLAKNQREAEDKLNLLGKTRHENLMTIRAYYMSSDETLFVYDYMPKGSLAAFLHDRITSTVVWSTRMQIAKGMARGLLSLHTHHNIIHGNLTSSNVFLDNNINPKISDFGFSQLITTASNSNVSATAGVLGYQAPELSTLEKADTKTDIYSLGVIMLELLTGKSPGEVELSKWVQMTVREEWVSEVVDHELLGKNTSLGKKMDKMLQLAMDCVSTLPQGRPDVHLVLQQLEEIS; via the exons ATGGTGTCCTTCATGAAAGAGTTTGAACATCTTAAAATCCATCTTGAAGACTTAAAAGAAGCCACCAAGAGTTTTGGTAGCAAAGTTATCGGAGCCGGTGGGTTTGGGAAGGTGTACGAAGGAGAAATCTCCCACTCTAAAGGGAGAAGCATAGTGGCTATTAAGCGTTTGAGTCGTGAGTTTGGGCAAGGAGACCTTGAGTTCCTAAAGGAGATCATGATGCTTTCTCGATGCTCACATAAGAACCTCATCTCTCTCCTTGGATATTGTGATGAGGATGGTGAGAAGATCCTTGTGTACGAGCATGCCTGTAATGGAAGCCTTGATCGCCATTTGAGTTCCAATGTTCTCACATGGGCACAACGTCTCAAGATATGCCTTGATGTTGCTAAGGGTCTACAATATCTTCATGATCATAGGGGAACCCAACAAAGAATTCTTCACAGAGATATAAAAAGTGCCAACATCTTGTTAGATGACAAGTGGAATGCTAAACTTTCTGACATGGGACTTTCAAAAATTGGACCAGCTAATCACCAACGTAGTGTTCTTGTCACTAATGTAGTGGGCACCCCTGCTTACTGTGATCCCCAATATATGGAGGCGTACACGTTAACCAAAGAATCAGACATATATTCTTTTGGGGTCGTCTTATTTGAAGTCCTATGTGGGAGATTATGCTTTAAAATGACCAACGGGCAGTTAGAGATTTTAGTGCCTATGTGGAAACAAAACTACATACATAAGAAACTAGACCTAATTATCTTTAAAGATATCATCCCACCGATAGACCATAATGCTTTGAAAACATTTTCAGACATTGCATTTCAGTGTTTGCACTACTCTCGTGAACAACGGCCAACAATGTCTCTTCTTGTGAAAAAGCTTGAGATCGCACTTAAATGTCAAGAGCGTCATGATATGAACATGACTAATGCTGTGGGAACTTCTGAGAAATACAGTTTTGTTGGTGAACTTCTCTCCAAAGGCAAAGGGATCTTTTTTAACAAAAGCAAAACG AAAAAGGAAGGAGCAGGACCAAAAGATACGAGTGGTGGCAGGAAAAGAGAAAGGGAACTTGTACACTTTGATGGTACAATACCCTTCTCACTAGAAGATCTTTTGAGGGCATCAGCTGAATTAATGGGAAAAAGTAGTTATGGAAATTATTATAAAGTAACATTGAAAAATGGTGACCATGTTGCAGTAATGAGAATGGGAGGAAAGTTAGCTAAAAATCAGAGAGAGGCCGAAGATAAATTAAATTTGCTCGGGAAAACTAGGCATGAAAATCTTATGACAATAAGGGCTTATTATATGAGTAGTGATGAGACACTTTTCGTCTATGATTACATGCCTAAAGGAAGCCTTGCTGCTTTTCTCCATG ATCGAATAACGTCAACAGTAGTTTGGTCAACAAGAATGCAAATTGCAAAAGGAATGGCTAGAGGATTGCTTAGCCTccacacccatcacaatataatccATGGAAATCTAACATCAAGCAATGTTTTTCTCGATAACAACATTAACCCCAAGATTTCTGATTTCGGGTTCTCACAGCTCATAACAACTGCTTCAAACTCAAATGTGAGTGCAACAGCCGGGGTTCTTGGCTACCAAGCTCCCGAACTTTCTACCCTTGAGAAAGCTGATACAAAAACTGATATCTACAGTTTGGGTGTGATCATGTTAGAACTCCTAACAGGTAAATCACCAGGAGAGGTGGAATTATCTAAATGGGTGCAGATGACTGTACGAGAAGAGTGGGTTTCTGAGGTTGTCGATCATGAATTGCTAGGTAAAAATACTTCACTTGGAAAAAAGATGGACAAAATGCTGCAACTGGCTATGGATTGTGTTTCCACATTACCACAGGGTCGACCGGATGTTCACCTGGTTCTTCAGCAGCTAGAAGAGATTAGTTGA